One Bombus pyrosoma isolate SC7728 linkage group LG9, ASM1482585v1, whole genome shotgun sequence genomic window carries:
- the LOC122570768 gene encoding protein Wnt-5b-like isoform X1: MAVCSGLLIISRLLLIVVALTVPGTWINIGLQHFPQLETAQMIETYDVAASSICHGLKGLSQGQGKLCQLSVDHMPSVAKGAKFGIHECQHQFHDRRWNCSTVSDESVFGPMLRIASRETAFVHAITAAGVVYSISRSCRDGQLSSCGCSRSSRPRDLKRDWIWGGCGDNLEYGYKFTQAFVDVKERERSFKRGSREQGRSLMNLHNNEAGRRAVIKRSKVTCKCHGVSGSCSLITCWQQLASFREIGDFLLDKYDGATEVRVNRRGRLSMRDPRFSLPTANDLVYLDESPNYCLPNETLGSLGTHGRICNRTSSGMDGCNLLCCGRGYNTQKSTIRERCECKFHWCCFVECKTCVKSVDIHTCK; encoded by the exons ATGGCAGTTTGCAGCGGCTTACTCATTATTTCGCGATTACTTCTCATCGTCGTAGCATTGACTGTACCAGGAACATGGAT AAACATCGGCCTGCAACACTTTCCACAACTCGAAACTGCTCAGATGATAGAAACTTACGACGTCGCTGCATCGAGCATTTGTCATGGGCTAAAAGGGCTCTCGCAAGGCCAAGGGAAGCTATGCCAATTGTCCGTTGATCACATGCCAAGTGTTGCGAAGGGTGCAAAATTTGGAATTCACGAGTGCCAGCATCAATTTCACGACCGAAGATGGAATTGCTCCACTGTCTCTGATGAGTCAGTGTTCGGACCTATGCTTAGAATAG CAAGCAGAGAAACTGCGTTCGTCCATGCGATCACGGCTGCAGGAGTGGTATATTCGATTAGCCGATCTTGCAGAGATGGACAATTATCCTCGTGTGGATGTTCTAGAAGCAGCAGACCCAGAGATCTAAAGCGAGACTGGATCTGGGGTGGCTGCGGAGACAATCTCGAATACGGTTACAA ATTTACACAAGCATTCGTTGATGTGAAAGAACGCGAGCGAAGTTTTAAAAGAGGCAGTAGAGAACAAGGCAGAAGCTTAATGAATCTTCATAATAACGAAGCCGGACGCAGg GCTGTTATAAAACGGTCCAAAGTAACGTGCAAGTGTCACGGAGTTTCTGGAAGTTGCAGCTTAATTACTTGCTGGCAGCAACTTGCTTCCTTCCGAGAAATTG GTGATTTTCTCTTAGATAAATACGATGGGGCAACAGAAGTGAGAGTAAATAGACGTGGACGTCTATCTATGCGAGATCCAAGATTTTCGTTACCTACTGCGAATGATCTAGTTTATTTGGATGAATCTCCAAACTATTGTCTTCCTAATGAAACACTTGGATCGTTag gtaCACATGGAAGAATTTGCAATAGAACATCATCCGGTATGGATGGATGTAATCTTCTTTGCTGTGGTCGAGGATATAACACACAAAAATCAACCATTAGAGAACGATGCGAGTGCAAATTTCATTGGTGTTGTTTCGTTGAATGCAAAACTTGTGTTAAAAGCGTAGATATTCAtacttgcaaataa
- the LOC122570766 gene encoding PHD finger protein 12 isoform X2: protein MGTVEYGFPMIGGLMPQIQALIAPPVSEDSKTAKNKKDKEEKKHPYFKRRGRGHNHDICDACRDGGELICCDKCPASYHLQCHYPAVDPADIPNGEWLCYACRCASKRNLLDTKGNEKNKKKSALEVLALAASLVNPREFELPKELQLPIMFPGSNKVDYVSGRRGKQQSGNNNGKSHCLDNNLMVPLPARLCFECGRSCRKAPLIACDYCPLYFHQDCLDPPLTAFPIGRWMCPNHPNHFIDQNLLTSCRVTERIKLWDKYANQRIDQHAVKLDFLRKARAANPLFRTKIKLEGRTRVKVPCSVKFHYEHPPELDPVQFYHDAVIRPVIKNIKVQDVEDNDNKLPKVEKENTKVQKLEESMEVEKEIEENNEIKNESNQEDTSSIKYEENVEQESVTESSCNDDISTEYYAEKFGYDVKEGIQLLERPVLEALALQRLEQILDPDGENYDIINCQTRARAALFSLNHKPKPPTFMVHKTLTIGSGPNCDLVLSNYGNCSFTSSKHAIIFFDESTKRYELLNYSEYGTVVDNVLYSCNYTGVVEEIKEETDDKFQLMTKEQDTTEAVKAIIREKVLTQKQIEKKRVLCKCNLTRSETKNKDHLEEGWEGSAIVAHGSTLAFGCLMFVFNTINAHLER from the exons ATGGGTACTGTAGAATATGGTTTTCCAATGATCGGTGGTTTAATGCCA CAAATTCAAGCTCTTATAGCACCACCTGTATCAGAAGATTCTAAAACAGCAAAAAATAAGAaggacaaagaagaaaaaaagcatCCGTATTTTAAAAGAAGAGGACGTGGCCACAATCATGATATCTGTGATGCCTGTCGAGATGGAGGAGAACTTATATGTTGTGATAAATGCCCTGCATCATATCATTTGCAATGCCA TTATCCAGCAGTGGATCCAGCAGATATTCCTAATGGAGAATGGTTGTGTTATGCTTGCCGATGTGCATCAAAAAGAAATCTGTTAGATACtaaaggaaatgaaaagaataaaaaaaaatctgcaTTAGAAGTATTAGCTTTGGCAGCATCTTTAGTTAATCCCAGAGAATTTGAATTGCCTAAAGAATTGCAATTACCAATTATGTTCCCTGGTAGTAATAAAGTAGATTATGTTTCAGGTAGAAGAGGAAAACAACAAAGTGGAAATAATAAtg GGAAAAGTCACTGtttagataataatttaatggtACCTTTACCAGCACGTTTGTGCTTTGAATGTGGTCGTAGCTGCAGAAAAGCACCATTAATTGCATGTGATTATTGtccattatattttcatcagGATTGTTTAGACCCACCACTCACTGCTTTTCCAATTGGAAGATGGATGTGTCCTAATCATCCAAATCATTTCATagatcaaaatttattaacctCGTGTAGAGTGACAGAACGTATTAAACTTTGGGATAAATATGCCAATCAACGTATAGATCAACATGCagtaaaattagattttttacGTAAAGCGCGTGCTGCAAATCCACTTTTTCGAACAAAGATCAAATTAGAAGGTCGAACAAGAGTAAAGGTACCCTGttctgtaaaatttcattatgaaCACCCACCAGAATTAGATCctgtacaattttatcatgATGCTGTCATAAGACCagtgattaaaaatattaaagtgcAGGATGTAGAAGATAATGATAACAAACTCCctaaagtagaaaaagaaaatacaaaagtgcAAAAATTGGAAGAATCAATGGAAGTAGAAAAGgagattgaagaaaataatgaaataaagaatgaaagtAATCAAGAAGATACAAGTAGCATTAAATATGAGGAAAATGTGGAGCAAGAAAGTGTAACTGAAAGTAGTTGTAATGATGACATTAGTACTGAATATTATGCAGAGAAGTTTGGTTATGATGTAAAAGAAGGTATACAGTTACTTGAAAGACCAGTTTTAGAAGCATTGGCATTACAACGATTAGAACAAATTTTAGATCCAGATGGAGAAAATTATGACATAATTAATTGCCAAACAAGGGCCAGAGCGGcattgttttctttaaatcacAAACCTAAACCGCCAACTTTTATGGTTCATAAAACACTTACTATTGGAAGTGGACCAAATTGTGATTTGGTTTTATCTAATTATGGTAACTGTAGCTTTACATCTTCAAAACACGCTATTATTTTTTTCGACGAG aGTACCAaacgttatgaattattaaactatAGTGAATATGGAACAGTAGTtgataatgtattatattcttGTAACTATACAGGCGTCGTAGaagagataaaagaagaaactgatGATAAATTCCAATTAATGACTAAGGAACAAGATACAACAGAGGCAGTAAAGGCTATAATAAGAGAAAAGGTTCTGACTCAAAAAcaaatagagaagaaaagagtattatgtaaatgtaacTTGACAAGgtctgaaacaaaaaataaagatcactTAGAAGAAGGGTGGGAAGGAAGTGCTATTGTTGCTCACGGATCGACACTGGCATTTGGATGCCTAATGTTTGtatttaatacgataaatGCACATTTAGAACGATGA
- the LOC122570766 gene encoding PHD finger protein 12 isoform X1: MGTVEYGFPMIGGLMPQIQALIAPPVSEDSKTAKNKKDKEEKKHPYFKRRGRGHNHDICDACRDGGELICCDKCPASYHLQCHYPAVDPADIPNGEWLCYACRCASKRNLLDTKGNEKNKKKSALEVLALAASLVNPREFELPKELQLPIMFPGSNKVDYVSGRRGKQQSGNNNVGKSHCLDNNLMVPLPARLCFECGRSCRKAPLIACDYCPLYFHQDCLDPPLTAFPIGRWMCPNHPNHFIDQNLLTSCRVTERIKLWDKYANQRIDQHAVKLDFLRKARAANPLFRTKIKLEGRTRVKVPCSVKFHYEHPPELDPVQFYHDAVIRPVIKNIKVQDVEDNDNKLPKVEKENTKVQKLEESMEVEKEIEENNEIKNESNQEDTSSIKYEENVEQESVTESSCNDDISTEYYAEKFGYDVKEGIQLLERPVLEALALQRLEQILDPDGENYDIINCQTRARAALFSLNHKPKPPTFMVHKTLTIGSGPNCDLVLSNYGNCSFTSSKHAIIFFDESTKRYELLNYSEYGTVVDNVLYSCNYTGVVEEIKEETDDKFQLMTKEQDTTEAVKAIIREKVLTQKQIEKKRVLCKCNLTRSETKNKDHLEEGWEGSAIVAHGSTLAFGCLMFVFNTINAHLER; this comes from the exons ATGGGTACTGTAGAATATGGTTTTCCAATGATCGGTGGTTTAATGCCA CAAATTCAAGCTCTTATAGCACCACCTGTATCAGAAGATTCTAAAACAGCAAAAAATAAGAaggacaaagaagaaaaaaagcatCCGTATTTTAAAAGAAGAGGACGTGGCCACAATCATGATATCTGTGATGCCTGTCGAGATGGAGGAGAACTTATATGTTGTGATAAATGCCCTGCATCATATCATTTGCAATGCCA TTATCCAGCAGTGGATCCAGCAGATATTCCTAATGGAGAATGGTTGTGTTATGCTTGCCGATGTGCATCAAAAAGAAATCTGTTAGATACtaaaggaaatgaaaagaataaaaaaaaatctgcaTTAGAAGTATTAGCTTTGGCAGCATCTTTAGTTAATCCCAGAGAATTTGAATTGCCTAAAGAATTGCAATTACCAATTATGTTCCCTGGTAGTAATAAAGTAGATTATGTTTCAGGTAGAAGAGGAAAACAACAAAGTGGAAATAATAAtg TAGGGAAAAGTCACTGtttagataataatttaatggtACCTTTACCAGCACGTTTGTGCTTTGAATGTGGTCGTAGCTGCAGAAAAGCACCATTAATTGCATGTGATTATTGtccattatattttcatcagGATTGTTTAGACCCACCACTCACTGCTTTTCCAATTGGAAGATGGATGTGTCCTAATCATCCAAATCATTTCATagatcaaaatttattaacctCGTGTAGAGTGACAGAACGTATTAAACTTTGGGATAAATATGCCAATCAACGTATAGATCAACATGCagtaaaattagattttttacGTAAAGCGCGTGCTGCAAATCCACTTTTTCGAACAAAGATCAAATTAGAAGGTCGAACAAGAGTAAAGGTACCCTGttctgtaaaatttcattatgaaCACCCACCAGAATTAGATCctgtacaattttatcatgATGCTGTCATAAGACCagtgattaaaaatattaaagtgcAGGATGTAGAAGATAATGATAACAAACTCCctaaagtagaaaaagaaaatacaaaagtgcAAAAATTGGAAGAATCAATGGAAGTAGAAAAGgagattgaagaaaataatgaaataaagaatgaaagtAATCAAGAAGATACAAGTAGCATTAAATATGAGGAAAATGTGGAGCAAGAAAGTGTAACTGAAAGTAGTTGTAATGATGACATTAGTACTGAATATTATGCAGAGAAGTTTGGTTATGATGTAAAAGAAGGTATACAGTTACTTGAAAGACCAGTTTTAGAAGCATTGGCATTACAACGATTAGAACAAATTTTAGATCCAGATGGAGAAAATTATGACATAATTAATTGCCAAACAAGGGCCAGAGCGGcattgttttctttaaatcacAAACCTAAACCGCCAACTTTTATGGTTCATAAAACACTTACTATTGGAAGTGGACCAAATTGTGATTTGGTTTTATCTAATTATGGTAACTGTAGCTTTACATCTTCAAAACACGCTATTATTTTTTTCGACGAG aGTACCAaacgttatgaattattaaactatAGTGAATATGGAACAGTAGTtgataatgtattatattcttGTAACTATACAGGCGTCGTAGaagagataaaagaagaaactgatGATAAATTCCAATTAATGACTAAGGAACAAGATACAACAGAGGCAGTAAAGGCTATAATAAGAGAAAAGGTTCTGACTCAAAAAcaaatagagaagaaaagagtattatgtaaatgtaacTTGACAAGgtctgaaacaaaaaataaagatcactTAGAAGAAGGGTGGGAAGGAAGTGCTATTGTTGCTCACGGATCGACACTGGCATTTGGATGCCTAATGTTTGtatttaatacgataaatGCACATTTAGAACGATGA
- the LOC122570768 gene encoding protein Wnt-5b-like isoform X2, protein MIETYDVAASSICHGLKGLSQGQGKLCQLSVDHMPSVAKGAKFGIHECQHQFHDRRWNCSTVSDESVFGPMLRIASRETAFVHAITAAGVVYSISRSCRDGQLSSCGCSRSSRPRDLKRDWIWGGCGDNLEYGYKFTQAFVDVKERERSFKRGSREQGRSLMNLHNNEAGRRAVIKRSKVTCKCHGVSGSCSLITCWQQLASFREIGDFLLDKYDGATEVRVNRRGRLSMRDPRFSLPTANDLVYLDESPNYCLPNETLGSLGTHGRICNRTSSGMDGCNLLCCGRGYNTQKSTIRERCECKFHWCCFVECKTCVKSVDIHTCK, encoded by the exons ATGATAGAAACTTACGACGTCGCTGCATCGAGCATTTGTCATGGGCTAAAAGGGCTCTCGCAAGGCCAAGGGAAGCTATGCCAATTGTCCGTTGATCACATGCCAAGTGTTGCGAAGGGTGCAAAATTTGGAATTCACGAGTGCCAGCATCAATTTCACGACCGAAGATGGAATTGCTCCACTGTCTCTGATGAGTCAGTGTTCGGACCTATGCTTAGAATAG CAAGCAGAGAAACTGCGTTCGTCCATGCGATCACGGCTGCAGGAGTGGTATATTCGATTAGCCGATCTTGCAGAGATGGACAATTATCCTCGTGTGGATGTTCTAGAAGCAGCAGACCCAGAGATCTAAAGCGAGACTGGATCTGGGGTGGCTGCGGAGACAATCTCGAATACGGTTACAA ATTTACACAAGCATTCGTTGATGTGAAAGAACGCGAGCGAAGTTTTAAAAGAGGCAGTAGAGAACAAGGCAGAAGCTTAATGAATCTTCATAATAACGAAGCCGGACGCAGg GCTGTTATAAAACGGTCCAAAGTAACGTGCAAGTGTCACGGAGTTTCTGGAAGTTGCAGCTTAATTACTTGCTGGCAGCAACTTGCTTCCTTCCGAGAAATTG GTGATTTTCTCTTAGATAAATACGATGGGGCAACAGAAGTGAGAGTAAATAGACGTGGACGTCTATCTATGCGAGATCCAAGATTTTCGTTACCTACTGCGAATGATCTAGTTTATTTGGATGAATCTCCAAACTATTGTCTTCCTAATGAAACACTTGGATCGTTag gtaCACATGGAAGAATTTGCAATAGAACATCATCCGGTATGGATGGATGTAATCTTCTTTGCTGTGGTCGAGGATATAACACACAAAAATCAACCATTAGAGAACGATGCGAGTGCAAATTTCATTGGTGTTGTTTCGTTGAATGCAAAACTTGTGTTAAAAGCGTAGATATTCAtacttgcaaataa
- the LOC122570773 gene encoding 39S ribosomal protein L18, mitochondrial: MLRISINTLIKRQIHGNAEIVNNCKEIRNRNPRNLERLRIARKPIGYALDKRECGYWHKLVVHATQRHIMAEICHFENGPVITVSSRDWGLKKQLYSTNDCVAYKFVGRMLAQRCLESGISEIYLNKTSFVIGKKVQSLIDTLLENGICLEEPEEYKHPRLGTMNYPEKSWETYE, encoded by the exons atgcttcGAATATCTATCAACACCTTAATTAAAAGACAAATACATGGAAATGCAGAAATAGTAAACAATTGTAAAGAAATCAGAAATCGCAATCCACGAAATTTAGAACGTTTAAGAATCGCAAGGAAACCTATAGGATATGCTCTTGATAAACGTGAATGTGGATATTGGCATAA GTTGGTTGTACATGCCACTCAACGTCATATTATGGCAGAAATATGTCATTTTGAAAATGGTCCAGTTATCACAGTATCAAGTAGAGATTGGGGATtgaaaaaacaattatatag cACAAATGATTGTGTAGCATATAAGTTTGTGGGACGTATGCTTGCACAACGTTGCTTAGAAAGTGGtatatctgaaatttatttgaataaaacttCTTTTGTTATTGGAAAGAAGGTACAATCACTAATCGATACACTGttagaaaatggaatttgCTTAGAAGAACCAGAGGAGTATAAACACCCAAGACTTGGGACCATGAATTATCCAGAGAAATCTTGGGAAACATATGAATAG